Proteins encoded together in one Chitinophaga varians window:
- a CDS encoding SusC/RagA family TonB-linked outer membrane protein, producing MKKWNSTYALLGIAVLLCLSPLFLHARQKRADVTGIVKNEATGQALWGVSVTVKNATNNFSASVQTDSNGVFNFNRLPSGPGYSFSFSYIGFENQTLSGYNLKPGADFSLLVELKSREQRISEVVVVGYGSMRKKDLTGAISQLKTARLEKESPRSVQDLLRSGVPGLYVGQNTSAKGGGDLLIRGQRSLNASNDPLIVLDGVIFFGELSEINPQDIEHFDVLKDASAAAIYGAKSANGVVIITTKKGTTDKPAIRFSANTGIATQGRKREVYDAQGYLNYRTDLFNSTTRWATPAKYARPTEANLAKYGITMADWRAYDALTGDPDDIWLRRIGLFDKERQNYANGKTYDWFDGSFQRGLQQDYNVSFSGRNRDVLNYYMSLGYLNNESIVVGDKYRAYRANIKLDGRINKWMHTGVNINFQDRSDGNFAVDWGGQIINNSPFALPYDENGKLDPYPMGASVSQGTNSAFSNQYKELQKGYTVLNTTLYQTIKLPFKITYQLNFSPRMQWFYNRYHESSQNPLWSDNGKVIRENTKNFDWQIDNIISWDYTFEQKHHVKVTLLQNAEEHQSWNESVTARDFSPTDALGFHNIGAANPLKTTVSSSDQRSTGDALMARVFYSYDNKYMLTASVRRDGYSAFGVSNPRATFPSLAFAWNFADEKFFHWKPMSTGKLRLSWGMNGNRSIGIYQALSNLTTGAGRYAYVQTNGTVYELSQLYVDRMANYDLKWEATSSWNIGLDFGFLNNRITGNMEVYYMPTTDLLMNQSLPDFTGFSNVTTNLGEVVNRGFELGLTSLNMQRKNFEWSTTLGFFFNRNEVRHLYYTYEDVLNADGKVVGSREISDISNGWFIGRDISSIWNYRVLGIWQESERDQAARYGEIPGDVKVEDVNNDGKYTNADKQFLGSTTPRFRWTLRNDFTLFRNFDFSFNIYSNWGHKQASTDYLNNFGAGTDRTNSYVRKYWTPDNPSNTYARLNSTNVQNITPPRIIDKTYIRLDNVSVSYSLPASVAKRLDMSQFKIYAGIRNVAVWAKEWEYWDPETTSLMPRYYTVGLTATF from the coding sequence ATGAAAAAATGGAATTCCACGTATGCCTTGCTGGGCATAGCGGTACTGCTTTGCCTTTCCCCTCTGTTCCTTCACGCCCGGCAAAAACGTGCAGACGTTACCGGTATCGTTAAAAATGAAGCAACAGGACAAGCCCTCTGGGGTGTTAGCGTTACAGTTAAAAATGCCACCAACAACTTTTCTGCTTCTGTACAAACAGACAGTAATGGTGTCTTTAATTTCAATCGATTGCCATCCGGCCCGGGGTATTCTTTTTCCTTTTCCTACATCGGATTTGAAAATCAAACGCTGAGCGGATATAACCTGAAACCCGGTGCGGATTTTTCATTGTTGGTGGAACTGAAAAGCCGCGAGCAGCGCATCAGTGAAGTCGTCGTCGTCGGATACGGCTCCATGCGGAAGAAAGACCTGACAGGCGCTATCAGTCAACTTAAAACCGCCAGGCTGGAAAAGGAAAGTCCCCGCTCTGTGCAGGACCTGCTACGAAGCGGTGTTCCGGGGTTGTACGTAGGACAAAACACATCAGCCAAAGGCGGAGGTGACCTGCTCATCAGGGGGCAGCGGTCTTTAAACGCCAGCAACGACCCGCTCATCGTATTGGACGGCGTCATATTCTTCGGGGAACTGTCAGAAATAAACCCACAGGACATAGAACATTTTGATGTGCTGAAAGATGCGTCCGCAGCGGCCATCTACGGGGCCAAATCAGCCAATGGCGTAGTGATCATCACCACAAAAAAAGGCACCACTGACAAACCCGCTATCCGCTTCAGCGCTAATACAGGCATCGCTACGCAAGGCCGTAAACGAGAGGTATACGATGCGCAGGGATATCTGAACTATCGCACCGATCTGTTCAACAGCACAACAAGATGGGCCACACCCGCCAAATATGCACGGCCTACAGAAGCGAACCTGGCAAAATACGGCATCACCATGGCAGACTGGCGCGCCTATGACGCACTCACCGGCGACCCTGACGATATATGGCTGCGACGCATCGGCCTGTTCGATAAAGAACGGCAGAACTACGCCAACGGTAAAACCTATGACTGGTTTGACGGCTCCTTTCAGCGCGGACTGCAACAGGACTACAACGTGAGCTTCTCCGGAAGAAACAGGGACGTGCTGAATTATTATATGTCATTGGGATATCTGAACAATGAAAGTATTGTGGTAGGAGATAAATACCGCGCCTATCGCGCCAATATCAAGCTGGACGGGAGAATCAACAAATGGATGCATACTGGCGTGAACATCAATTTTCAGGACCGCTCAGATGGTAATTTCGCGGTGGACTGGGGAGGACAGATCATCAACAACTCACCTTTCGCGCTGCCCTATGATGAAAACGGAAAGCTGGACCCTTACCCCATGGGAGCCAGTGTTAGTCAGGGTACCAACTCCGCTTTCAGCAACCAGTACAAGGAACTGCAAAAAGGATACACGGTTTTAAACACCACGCTTTATCAAACCATCAAATTGCCTTTTAAAATCACTTACCAGCTGAATTTTTCCCCGCGTATGCAGTGGTTCTACAACAGGTATCACGAATCATCCCAGAACCCTTTGTGGTCTGACAACGGAAAAGTAATCCGGGAGAACACGAAGAATTTTGACTGGCAGATAGATAATATCATTTCATGGGATTATACCTTCGAACAGAAACACCATGTAAAGGTGACGTTGCTGCAGAACGCAGAAGAGCATCAATCCTGGAATGAAAGCGTTACTGCCCGTGACTTTTCTCCCACGGATGCATTGGGGTTCCATAACATCGGAGCTGCCAATCCGCTGAAGACCACCGTCAGCAGCAGCGACCAGCGAAGCACCGGGGACGCATTAATGGCCCGCGTATTTTATTCCTACGACAACAAATATATGCTGACAGCCTCTGTCCGCAGGGATGGATATTCCGCGTTCGGTGTGTCCAATCCAAGGGCCACATTCCCATCCCTCGCATTTGCCTGGAACTTCGCAGATGAAAAATTCTTTCACTGGAAACCTATGAGCACCGGTAAACTGCGCCTGTCCTGGGGCATGAACGGCAATCGCTCCATCGGCATATACCAGGCGCTCTCCAATCTTACTACCGGCGCCGGGCGCTACGCATACGTACAAACGAACGGTACGGTATACGAACTGTCACAGCTATACGTAGACCGGATGGCCAACTACGACCTGAAATGGGAAGCCACCTCCTCCTGGAACATCGGGCTGGACTTCGGCTTCCTGAACAACCGCATCACCGGCAATATGGAAGTATACTATATGCCTACCACAGACCTGCTGATGAACCAGTCCCTCCCTGACTTTACCGGTTTTAGCAATGTGACCACCAATCTGGGAGAAGTGGTCAACAGAGGCTTCGAGCTGGGTCTTACCTCGCTGAATATGCAACGGAAAAACTTTGAATGGTCTACTACGTTAGGCTTCTTCTTTAACAGAAACGAGGTGCGGCACCTTTATTACACGTATGAAGACGTATTGAACGCAGACGGTAAAGTAGTCGGCTCCAGAGAAATCAGCGATATCTCAAACGGATGGTTCATTGGCCGGGATATCAGCTCTATCTGGAACTACCGCGTATTGGGCATATGGCAGGAGAGTGAAAGAGACCAGGCTGCCCGCTATGGTGAAATACCCGGCGATGTAAAAGTTGAGGATGTTAACAATGACGGGAAATATACCAATGCAGATAAACAGTTTCTTGGCTCTACTACGCCACGCTTCCGCTGGACGCTGCGCAACGATTTTACGTTGTTCAGGAACTTCGATTTCTCTTTCAATATATATTCGAACTGGGGCCATAAGCAGGCATCTACAGACTACCTGAATAATTTCGGCGCCGGTACGGACAGGACTAATTCCTATGTCAGAAAATACTGGACGCCGGACAATCCGTCCAATACCTATGCCCGCCTGAATTCCACGAACGTACAGAACATAACACCGCCGCGTATCATCGATAAAACCTACATCCGACTGGACAACGTTTCCGTTTCCTACTCGCTGCCGGCCAGTGTAGCAAAAAGGCTGGACATGAGCCAGTTTAAAATATACGCAGGTATCCGCAATGTGGCGGTATGGGCAAAAGAATGGGAGTACTGGGACCCGGAGACAACTTCCCTCATGCCAAGGTATTATACAGTCGGCCTTACCGCTACTTTTTAA
- a CDS encoding RagB/SusD family nutrient uptake outer membrane protein codes for MKITIHKTVSILLLGAALQLPLSCSKGWLKPDPLSFYEPSITFTSKEGLQAAISSCNRNLTYVWTGEGAPILTDLLFSEVAVNGTTDKSGPAQDLNAMITPISNNNDVNTNKINFFWFEGYKGIKYANTIVSNLDRVPGLDSTLRNQMMGMAYFHRSFRYLWLIFDFGDIPLLTKEITTPKFNFRSTKREVILQQLIADMEFAVKYVPANADFGMVNKGACQQLLIKCYLAAGQFDNAIAVANTLINSAGYSLMTAPFGTFVNPMPAVHNITRNVIWDLHRGPNKSIAANKETIYNVISREDFANSRIDIYSMRNAVPFISGSGNQLISTPSGKPGMSTSYALTRDKIDLRKTYGRGVAITRPTWYSTNTIWDDQDDLRHSTSTGNWMRMEDMVYNNPALLTDRDPYYGKPLQKYNSAGKLLVADTIRTWFEWPHYKIWIESPRNETVDSYNGGASDWYIYRLAETYLLRAEAYFWKGELGLAAEDVNAIRRRARCTKMYTAADINMGTIMDERARELFYEELRHMELSRVSYIFATTHKADEFGKTYTVEDLSRSSYWYERVSRYNNFYNKGVKTTYGAVFTASPYHILWPVPQSDIDANREGRLNQNFGYSGYELNRPPIDNLKEAIAAQQ; via the coding sequence ATGAAGATCACCATTCATAAAACTGTAAGCATCCTCTTGCTGGGAGCTGCTTTACAATTACCGTTAAGTTGTTCAAAAGGCTGGTTGAAGCCCGATCCGCTGTCTTTTTATGAACCCTCTATTACATTTACTTCCAAAGAAGGATTACAGGCCGCTATCAGCAGCTGTAACAGAAATCTTACCTATGTATGGACAGGAGAGGGAGCACCCATACTCACGGACCTGCTGTTTTCGGAAGTAGCGGTAAATGGTACCACTGATAAGTCAGGCCCGGCGCAGGACCTGAACGCAATGATCACCCCCATTTCCAATAACAATGATGTGAACACGAATAAAATCAATTTTTTTTGGTTTGAAGGATATAAAGGCATTAAATACGCCAATACGATCGTGTCTAACTTGGACAGGGTACCAGGACTGGATTCCACACTACGCAACCAGATGATGGGAATGGCTTATTTCCACCGGTCTTTCCGTTACCTGTGGCTGATATTTGATTTCGGAGACATCCCCTTGCTGACCAAAGAAATCACTACGCCCAAGTTCAATTTCCGTTCCACCAAACGGGAAGTAATATTACAACAGCTCATCGCTGACATGGAGTTTGCCGTGAAGTACGTACCGGCCAACGCAGATTTCGGCATGGTGAATAAAGGCGCCTGTCAGCAGCTGCTGATCAAATGTTACCTGGCCGCCGGACAGTTTGATAACGCCATCGCAGTGGCCAACACGCTCATCAACAGTGCCGGTTATTCCCTGATGACAGCGCCGTTCGGCACATTTGTCAACCCCATGCCTGCCGTTCATAACATCACAAGGAACGTGATATGGGACTTACACCGCGGCCCCAATAAATCTATTGCTGCCAATAAGGAGACGATCTACAATGTCATCAGCCGGGAAGACTTTGCCAACAGCCGCATCGATATCTACAGCATGAGGAACGCCGTTCCTTTTATTTCCGGCTCCGGCAATCAACTGATCAGCACTCCTTCCGGCAAACCAGGCATGAGCACCAGCTACGCACTGACGCGTGATAAGATAGACCTGCGCAAAACCTACGGCAGGGGCGTAGCCATCACCAGGCCCACCTGGTACAGCACCAATACCATCTGGGACGATCAGGACGATCTTCGTCACAGTACCAGTACCGGCAACTGGATGCGCATGGAAGACATGGTATACAACAATCCCGCATTGCTCACCGATAGAGACCCTTACTACGGCAAGCCGCTACAGAAGTACAACAGCGCCGGAAAACTGCTGGTAGCGGATACCATCAGAACATGGTTCGAATGGCCTCATTACAAGATATGGATCGAATCACCCAGGAATGAAACCGTGGACAGCTACAACGGCGGCGCCAGTGACTGGTACATCTACCGCCTCGCGGAAACATACCTGCTCCGGGCTGAAGCCTATTTCTGGAAAGGGGAGCTGGGCTTGGCTGCTGAAGATGTGAACGCCATCCGCCGCCGCGCACGTTGCACAAAGATGTACACCGCCGCTGACATAAATATGGGAACCATTATGGACGAAAGAGCGAGAGAGCTTTTCTATGAAGAGTTACGGCATATGGAGCTTAGCCGCGTATCCTACATCTTCGCAACAACCCATAAGGCCGACGAGTTTGGCAAGACATACACCGTAGAAGATCTCTCCCGGAGCAGCTACTGGTACGAACGCGTAAGCAGGTATAACAACTTTTATAACAAAGGCGTAAAAACCACGTACGGTGCCGTGTTCACGGCGAGCCCCTATCACATACTGTGGCCGGTGCCGCAGTCAGATATAGATGCCAACAGG